A single window of Flavobacteriales bacterium DNA harbors:
- a CDS encoding valine--tRNA ligase has translation MDLGNIPKRFESAQSEGKWYAHWMEKGYFRSVPDDREPYTVVIPPPNVTGVLHMGHMLNNTIQDVLVRRARMQGKNACWVPGTDHASIATEAKVVRLLGEQGIKKSVIGREKFLEHAFAWKEKYGGVILDQLKKLGASCDWERTRFTMEPDLSEAVIDVFIDLHKKGLVYRGLRMVNWDPVALTAVSDEEVIHKEVNSKLYYVRYKVDQKISGSDDQKVEGHDANSASSGVEEWVTIATTRPETILGDTAVAVHPEDERYAHLKGKRVLVPLINRSIPVIFDEYVEREFGTGALKVTPAHDVNDQELGKKHKLETIDILEPNGTLSAAAQLYIGEDRFIVRKKILKELEEKGFLVKTEDIKNKVGYSERTDAVIEPRLSLQWFVKMSELAKPALDVVMDGTVKLHPQKFANTYRHWMENVRDWCISRQLWWGQRIPAWYNEKGDVAVCKTEEEAIAYFNSKGLSIAGLKQDEDVMDTWFSSWLWPISVFDGFKDPDNADIKYYYPTNDLVTAPEILFFWVARMIMAGKEYRNEVPFRNVYLTGIVRDKQGRKMSKSLGNSPDPLELIEKFGADGVRVGMLLTSPAGNDLPYDDSLCEQGRNFSNKIWNAFRLVKGWSVDDREQPASSAIAVEWLQSRVQRATAEIDELFAQFRISEALMATYKLIWDDLCSWYLESIKPTFVDGVGEPIDRKTYDATIVLFEDMMKLLHPFMPFLSEEVWHLLRGRKEGEDIIIAKWPSSGKGKVELEAELQHAFDLITAVRNVRNKRGMSPKESLDLQRKGKSPVGDAALKLVGKLANVGAIESVDKASEGAITFLVGTTEYAVDLGGSIDAEAEMKKAEEELKHLRNFLNSVEKKLSNERFVSGAPAPVLEMERKKKSDAEAKIKTLEERIGQLAG, from the coding sequence ATGGACTTAGGAAATATCCCCAAGCGGTTCGAGTCCGCACAGAGTGAAGGTAAGTGGTATGCCCACTGGATGGAAAAAGGTTATTTCCGCAGCGTGCCTGATGATCGGGAACCATACACCGTAGTTATTCCGCCGCCGAATGTTACAGGCGTGCTGCATATGGGGCACATGTTGAACAACACCATTCAGGATGTGTTGGTCCGGCGTGCGCGGATGCAAGGCAAGAATGCGTGTTGGGTACCGGGTACGGATCATGCATCCATCGCTACTGAAGCCAAGGTAGTTCGGCTATTGGGTGAGCAGGGCATTAAGAAAAGTGTGATCGGCAGAGAGAAATTTCTGGAACATGCCTTCGCTTGGAAGGAAAAGTATGGCGGTGTGATCCTGGATCAGTTGAAGAAACTGGGAGCAAGTTGCGATTGGGAACGCACGCGCTTCACCATGGAACCCGACCTGAGCGAGGCGGTGATCGACGTATTCATCGACCTACACAAGAAAGGGTTGGTGTACCGTGGTCTGCGCATGGTGAACTGGGATCCTGTTGCATTAACAGCGGTAAGTGATGAGGAGGTGATCCACAAGGAAGTCAACTCGAAGCTGTACTACGTGCGATACAAGGTCGATCAGAAGATCAGTGGATCAGACGATCAGAAGGTCGAAGGCCACGATGCAAACTCTGCGTCATCCGGCGTGGAGGAATGGGTTACGATCGCTACAACCCGCCCTGAGACCATCTTGGGCGATACGGCGGTTGCGGTGCATCCGGAAGATGAACGCTATGCGCACTTGAAAGGAAAGCGTGTATTGGTGCCGTTGATCAATCGCAGTATTCCGGTAATATTCGATGAGTATGTGGAGCGTGAATTCGGAACCGGTGCATTGAAAGTTACTCCAGCGCATGATGTGAACGACCAAGAGCTCGGTAAGAAGCACAAGTTGGAAACCATCGACATATTGGAGCCTAATGGAACCTTGAGCGCTGCTGCGCAATTGTACATTGGCGAAGACCGGTTCATCGTGCGCAAGAAGATCCTGAAGGAGTTGGAGGAGAAGGGATTCCTTGTGAAGACGGAAGACATCAAGAATAAGGTGGGTTATAGCGAACGCACGGATGCGGTGATCGAGCCGCGCTTGAGCTTGCAGTGGTTCGTGAAGATGAGCGAATTGGCCAAGCCGGCGTTGGACGTGGTGATGGACGGCACGGTGAAATTGCATCCGCAGAAATTCGCCAATACCTACCGCCATTGGATGGAGAACGTACGCGACTGGTGCATCAGCCGTCAGTTGTGGTGGGGCCAACGGATACCGGCTTGGTACAATGAGAAGGGTGATGTTGCTGTGTGTAAGACCGAAGAAGAAGCGATCGCATACTTCAACTCGAAAGGACTTTCCATCGCTGGATTGAAGCAGGACGAGGATGTCATGGATACGTGGTTCAGCAGTTGGCTGTGGCCGATCAGCGTGTTCGATGGATTCAAGGATCCCGACAATGCGGACATCAAGTACTACTACCCGACGAACGACCTGGTAACCGCACCGGAGATCCTGTTTTTCTGGGTTGCGCGTATGATCATGGCGGGCAAGGAATACCGCAACGAAGTGCCGTTCAGGAATGTGTACCTCACCGGTATCGTGCGTGACAAGCAAGGGCGTAAGATGAGCAAAAGCTTGGGCAACAGTCCGGACCCGTTGGAGCTGATCGAGAAGTTCGGCGCGGATGGCGTTCGTGTGGGCATGTTGCTCACATCACCCGCCGGGAATGATCTGCCGTATGACGATTCGTTGTGTGAGCAAGGCCGAAATTTCAGCAACAAGATCTGGAATGCATTCCGTTTGGTGAAAGGGTGGAGCGTGGATGATCGCGAGCAACCTGCAAGTAGCGCGATCGCTGTGGAATGGTTGCAAAGTCGCGTGCAACGCGCTACTGCGGAGATCGATGAACTGTTTGCGCAGTTCCGGATCAGCGAAGCCTTGATGGCGACCTACAAGTTGATCTGGGACGATCTGTGTAGTTGGTATCTGGAAAGCATCAAGCCAACTTTTGTGGATGGAGTTGGTGAGCCGATCGATCGCAAGACCTACGACGCAACGATCGTGCTCTTCGAGGACATGATGAAGTTGCTGCATCCGTTCATGCCATTCTTAAGCGAAGAAGTTTGGCATCTACTCCGCGGTCGAAAAGAAGGGGAGGATATCATCATTGCCAAGTGGCCATCCAGTGGTAAGGGTAAAGTAGAGTTGGAGGCCGAATTACAACACGCATTCGATCTGATCACTGCGGTACGCAATGTGCGAAACAAACGTGGCATGAGTCCAAAGGAATCATTGGACCTTCAGCGAAAAGGTAAAAGTCCTGTGGGCGATGCGGCGTTGAAGTTGGTAGGAAAACTCGCAAACGTTGGTGCAATAGAAAGCGTCGATAAAGCAAGCGAAGGTGCGATCACATTCTTAGTAGGTACCACGGAATACGCAGTGGATCTTGGCGGTAGCATAGACGCCGAAGCCGAGATGAAGAAGGCGGAGGAGGAACTGAAGCACTTGCGCAATTTCTTGAACAGTGTAGAGAAGAAACTCAGCAACGAGCGGTTCGTTTCCGGCGCTCCTGCACCTGTGTTGGAAATGGAGCGTAAGAAGAAATCCGATGCCGAAGCGAAGATCAAGACTTTGGAGGAACGGATCGGGCAGTTGGCCGGATAG
- a CDS encoding DUF1573 domain-containing protein encodes MKNLILSSVLGLMSFGVFAQSEAKVSTEGGPMISIDKEVHDYGTIVQNAEPFCVFTVTNTGDQPLIISKCQGSCGCTVPECTTEPILPGATSAIRVKYDTNRIGAFTKQVTINSNATNNPALQVSIKGVVNAAQSTPSLEKEAAPMAPTDAK; translated from the coding sequence ATGAAAAACTTGATCCTGTCCTCTGTTCTAGGCCTAATGTCCTTCGGCGTTTTCGCACAATCCGAAGCTAAAGTGAGTACCGAAGGTGGACCAATGATCAGCATCGATAAAGAGGTGCATGATTATGGTACCATCGTTCAAAATGCAGAACCGTTCTGCGTATTCACCGTTACCAATACCGGTGACCAGCCATTGATCATCTCCAAATGCCAAGGTAGCTGCGGATGCACGGTACCTGAATGTACCACCGAACCGATCCTGCCAGGCGCTACAAGCGCGATCCGTGTGAAGTACGATACCAACCGTATCGGCGCGTTCACCAAGCAAGTAACGATCAATAGCAACGCAACGAACAACCCTGCGCTTCAAGTAAGCATCAAAGGTGTTGTGAATGCTGCTCAAAGTACCCCTTCATTGGAGAAGGAAGCTGCTCCGATGGCTCCAACGGACGCTAAATGA
- a CDS encoding DUF1573 domain-containing protein, whose amino-acid sequence MKDLLLTISLGILSIGAFAQDAAKVVGGSGPMISIDKEVHDYGTIAQGANGTCEFVVTNTGDQPLILTNCKGSCGCTVPKCETEPIMPGATTTITVKYDTKRVGAINKSVTVSSNATNEPTKVIRIKGEVAAAPESPTSPVKEASPMAPVEKG is encoded by the coding sequence ATGAAAGATCTACTTCTTACCATCAGTCTCGGAATTCTAAGCATCGGCGCTTTCGCTCAGGATGCTGCCAAAGTGGTCGGCGGTTCCGGACCAATGATCTCCATTGATAAGGAGGTACACGATTACGGCACAATCGCCCAAGGCGCTAATGGCACCTGCGAATTCGTTGTTACCAATACAGGTGATCAACCATTGATCCTCACCAACTGCAAAGGAAGTTGTGGATGCACGGTCCCAAAGTGCGAGACCGAACCGATCATGCCCGGTGCAACTACTACGATCACCGTGAAGTACGATACCAAACGTGTTGGTGCCATTAACAAGAGCGTTACTGTTTCCAGTAACGCGACCAACGAGCCTACGAAAGTGATCCGGATCAAGGGTGAAGTGGCTGCGGCCCCGGAATCACCTACGTCACCGGTGAAGGAGGCAAGCCCAATGGCACCCGTAGAGAAAGGATAG